One stretch of Streptomyces sp. R21 DNA includes these proteins:
- a CDS encoding CaiB/BaiF CoA transferase family protein translates to MSAPTDAQPSGAQPEFGPLAGLRVLDLATLFAGPLAATMLGDFGAEVIKVEHPGRPDPSRGHGPSKDGIGLWWKLLGRNKRTITLDLSKPGGRATLLRLAATADVIVENFRPGTLEKWDLGWEELSTANPRLVLARVTGFGQFGPYAHRPGFGTLAEAMSGFAAVTGEPDAPPTLPPFGLADSIAGLATAYAVMAALRGRDLTGHGQVIDMAIIEPILTVLGPQPLWYDQLGHVQPRTGNRSANNAPRNTYRTADGSWVAVSTSAQSIAERVLRLVGRPDLIAEPWFATGADRARHTDVLDEAVGSWIADRTRAEVVEAFEKAEAAVAPIQDVRDVMADPQYAALDSITTVDDPELGSLRMQNVLFRLSATPGAIRWAGRPHGADTHTVLTELGLSDAEITALRSAGAL, encoded by the coding sequence ATGAGCGCGCCGACCGATGCCCAACCGTCGGGCGCCCAGCCGGAGTTCGGCCCGCTCGCCGGCCTGCGCGTCCTCGACCTCGCGACGCTCTTCGCCGGACCGCTCGCCGCCACCATGCTCGGCGACTTCGGCGCCGAGGTGATCAAGGTCGAGCATCCGGGCCGCCCGGACCCGTCCCGGGGACACGGCCCCTCGAAGGACGGGATCGGCCTCTGGTGGAAGCTGCTGGGCCGCAACAAGCGCACGATCACACTCGACCTGTCCAAGCCCGGTGGCCGCGCGACCCTGCTGCGCCTCGCCGCGACCGCCGACGTGATCGTCGAGAACTTCCGACCCGGAACGCTGGAGAAGTGGGACCTGGGCTGGGAGGAGCTGTCGACGGCGAACCCCCGCCTCGTCCTCGCCCGGGTCACGGGCTTCGGCCAGTTCGGCCCGTACGCGCACCGCCCCGGCTTCGGCACACTCGCCGAGGCCATGAGCGGTTTCGCGGCCGTCACCGGCGAACCGGACGCACCCCCGACCCTGCCGCCCTTCGGCCTCGCCGACTCGATCGCGGGCCTGGCGACGGCGTACGCGGTGATGGCCGCGCTCAGGGGCCGCGATCTGACCGGCCACGGCCAGGTGATCGACATGGCGATCATCGAGCCGATCCTCACGGTCCTCGGCCCGCAGCCGCTCTGGTACGACCAGTTGGGCCATGTCCAGCCGCGCACCGGCAACCGGTCCGCGAACAACGCCCCCCGCAACACCTATCGCACGGCGGACGGTTCGTGGGTGGCCGTGTCGACCTCGGCGCAGTCGATCGCGGAACGCGTGCTGCGGCTGGTCGGCCGCCCCGACCTGATCGCCGAGCCGTGGTTCGCGACCGGCGCGGACCGTGCCCGCCACACGGACGTCCTCGACGAGGCGGTCGGCTCGTGGATCGCCGACCGCACCCGCGCCGAAGTCGTCGAGGCCTTCGAGAAGGCGGAGGCGGCGGTGGCCCCCATCCAGGACGTACGGGACGTGATGGCCGACCCGCAGTACGCCGCCCTGGACTCCATCACCACCGTCGACGACCCCGAACTGGGCTCCCTCCGCATGCAGAACGTCCTCTTCCGGCTCTCCGCCACCCCCGGCGCGATCCGCTGGGCGGGCCGCCCGCACGGCGCCGACACCCACACGGTCCTCACCGAACTCGGCCTGTCCGACGCCGAGATCACCGCCCTCAGATCAGCGGGCGCCCTATGA
- the rbsK gene encoding ribokinase → MTHIVVLGSTNMDLVAYVAKAPQRGETVTGREFRTIPGGKGANQAIAAAHAGADVSMIGAVGADAFGSQLRSTLEHSGVNTDHLRTNEGPSGTAHIVVDDEGGNAIVVIPGANGTVDHLAPGDEGLIASADALLLQLEIPLAGVLAGAEAARRHGVRTVLTPSPAQPLSAELLAATDLLVANELEAATLTGITAPREAATALLDQVPEAVVTLGAAGSLYAARGAEPFTVPAPRVTAVDSTGAGDTFVGALAVGLAEGRPIREALAWASAAASLSVQRLGASSSMPYRSEIDAQASQQTQQTQQPEQPEQSRQQHTS, encoded by the coding sequence ATGACCCACATCGTCGTGCTCGGCAGCACGAACATGGACCTCGTCGCCTACGTCGCCAAGGCCCCGCAGCGCGGAGAGACCGTGACGGGGCGGGAGTTCCGCACGATCCCCGGCGGCAAGGGCGCCAACCAGGCGATCGCCGCGGCCCACGCGGGCGCCGACGTCTCGATGATCGGCGCGGTGGGAGCGGACGCGTTCGGCAGCCAACTCCGCTCCACCCTTGAGCACTCGGGCGTGAACACGGACCATCTGCGCACCAACGAGGGCCCGTCCGGCACCGCGCACATCGTGGTGGACGACGAGGGCGGCAACGCAATCGTGGTCATCCCCGGCGCTAACGGCACCGTCGACCATCTCGCCCCCGGCGACGAGGGCCTCATCGCCAGCGCCGACGCGCTCCTGCTCCAGCTGGAGATCCCCCTGGCAGGCGTTCTCGCCGGCGCCGAGGCCGCACGTCGGCACGGCGTACGCACCGTGCTCACCCCCTCCCCCGCCCAGCCGCTGTCCGCCGAACTCCTCGCCGCCACCGACCTGTTGGTGGCCAACGAGCTGGAGGCCGCCACCCTCACCGGCATCACCGCCCCCCGTGAGGCGGCCACCGCTCTCCTCGACCAGGTGCCCGAGGCGGTCGTCACGCTGGGCGCGGCCGGCAGCCTGTACGCGGCCCGGGGCGCCGAGCCGTTCACCGTGCCCGCGCCCCGGGTGACCGCCGTGGACTCGACGGGCGCGGGCGACACGTTCGTCGGAGCCCTGGCCGTGGGGCTCGCCGAGGGCAGACCGATCCGGGAGGCCCTCGCGTGGGCGTCGGCGGCGGCCTCGCTCTCGGTGCAGCGGCTCGGGGCGTCGTCCTCGATGCCGTACCGCTCCGAGATCGACGCCCAGGCATCGCAGCAGACGCAACAGACGCAACAGCCCGAGCAGCCGGAGCAGTCGCGGCAGCAGCACACGTCATGA
- a CDS encoding ADP-ribosylglycohydrolase family protein encodes MLRLTWVQPEDLLGHELHQATQDGREPTTIAARWRAAGGKEAPLRAGASETPAGPYLRVLAEDLLDELADLPSRLRDQEPTDLAKIRSAAAAGTHAASGGEPAVAVGMRAARGGTRPKESGTRAKLPASAPHPRPAPTQARLEAAWLGRAAGCLLGKPVEKLPLQGIRALARATGNWPLHTWFTARGLPWELTDTYPWNRRSAPTSLAENIDGMPEDDDLNYPLLNILLLQRYGRGFTTTDVARLWLDELPAGRTFTAERIAYRNLLAGVEPPHTARHRNPFREWIGALIRADVHGWTNPGDPEAAAEQAHRDATLTHTANGVYAAMFTAATIAEAATGRHDVHHCLRTGLTVIPPRSRLAQAVRHAVQLALAHGDFDAVVDELHATHRAYHWVHAIPNTALIAAALTHADGDFTGSICRAVSGGLDTDSNGATAGSIAGLLAGDPAALPDRWTTPLKNRLTTSVADFNGTGFDTLADLTYRETPHP; translated from the coding sequence ATGCTCCGACTGACCTGGGTCCAGCCGGAGGACCTCCTCGGCCACGAACTCCACCAGGCGACCCAGGACGGCCGCGAGCCCACCACCATCGCCGCGCGCTGGCGAGCGGCGGGCGGCAAGGAGGCCCCGCTGCGCGCGGGGGCGTCGGAGACTCCGGCCGGCCCATACCTCCGGGTACTGGCAGAAGACCTCTTGGACGAACTGGCCGACCTACCAAGCAGGTTGAGGGACCAGGAGCCGACGGACCTGGCGAAGATCAGGTCCGCCGCAGCCGCGGGCACGCATGCCGCGAGTGGCGGCGAACCCGCCGTGGCTGTGGGCATGCGTGCCGCCAGGGGCGGCACCCGTCCCAAAGAGAGCGGCACCCGTGCAAAGCTCCCGGCGAGCGCACCCCACCCCCGCCCAGCCCCCACCCAGGCCCGCCTGGAGGCAGCCTGGCTGGGCAGAGCGGCAGGCTGCCTCCTGGGCAAACCAGTGGAGAAGCTCCCCCTGCAAGGGATCCGAGCCCTCGCCCGGGCCACGGGCAACTGGCCCCTGCACACCTGGTTCACCGCCCGGGGCCTCCCCTGGGAACTGACAGACACGTACCCCTGGAACCGCCGCTCCGCACCCACCTCCCTCGCCGAGAACATCGACGGCATGCCAGAGGACGACGACCTCAACTACCCCCTCCTCAACATCCTGTTGCTCCAGCGATACGGCCGTGGCTTCACCACCACGGACGTGGCCCGCCTCTGGCTGGACGAACTCCCCGCGGGCCGCACGTTCACGGCAGAACGCATCGCCTACCGCAACCTCCTCGCCGGCGTCGAACCCCCGCACACGGCCCGCCACCGCAACCCGTTCCGCGAGTGGATCGGCGCCCTGATCCGCGCGGACGTCCACGGCTGGACGAACCCCGGCGACCCCGAAGCCGCCGCCGAGCAGGCGCACCGCGACGCCACCCTCACCCACACCGCCAACGGCGTCTACGCGGCGATGTTCACGGCGGCTACCATCGCGGAGGCCGCCACCGGCCGCCACGACGTGCACCACTGCCTGCGCACCGGCCTCACCGTGATCCCGCCCCGCTCCCGCCTCGCCCAGGCCGTCCGCCACGCGGTCCAACTCGCCTTGGCCCACGGGGACTTCGACGCCGTGGTGGACGAACTGCACGCCACCCACCGCGCGTACCACTGGGTGCACGCCATCCCCAACACCGCGCTGATCGCCGCCGCACTCACCCACGCGGACGGCGACTTCACCGGCTCCATCTGCCGTGCGGTGTCCGGGGGCCTGGACACCGACTCCAACGGCGCCACGGCGGGAAGCATCGCGGGACTGCTGGCCGGCGATCCCGCCGCTCTCCCCGACCGCTGGACGACCCCGCTCAAGAACCGACTCACCACCTCGGTCGCCGACTTCAACGGCACCGGCTTCGACACCCTCGCCGACCTCACCTACCGGGAGACCCCTCACCCATGA
- a CDS encoding ADP-ribosylglycohydrolase family protein, translating into MTPTTPLDERIAHALVGAAVGDALGGPVEGYTPEQIVERHGGRVHGVVGPWNGDTWRTARPIAPYHKGDGHVTDDTLMTHALVRVYAAVRDHLDAYAVAAHLVPDLMTTPRWIPELEAEALPLQRIFLAEKWLVARIHYGHADPREAGVGNIVNCGAAMYMAPVGLVNAANPAGAYTEALDVAGAHQSSYGREAAAVFAAAVAAACAPDATPDSVVEACLALAKDGTRAAIETVCEVAARYTDFETALRPLREAVAPYDTVGPDYRTPSLDARRPSRIRSIEELPIALGMLVVSGGDYRHAVLGSVNYGRDCDSIATMSGALAGALGSEVPRDWAKTVAEASRLDLHAPAATLTQVAAEIFTRDVSRRRAHESAFAQLGGARCSD; encoded by the coding sequence ATGACGCCCACAACACCCCTCGATGAGCGGATCGCCCACGCCCTCGTCGGAGCCGCCGTCGGCGACGCGCTCGGCGGTCCCGTCGAGGGCTACACCCCCGAGCAGATCGTCGAGCGCCACGGCGGCCGCGTCCACGGCGTCGTCGGCCCCTGGAACGGCGACACCTGGCGCACCGCCCGCCCCATCGCCCCGTACCACAAAGGCGACGGACACGTCACCGACGACACCTTGATGACCCATGCGCTGGTACGGGTCTACGCCGCCGTACGCGACCACCTCGACGCGTACGCCGTCGCCGCGCACCTGGTCCCCGACCTGATGACGACCCCGCGCTGGATCCCCGAACTGGAAGCCGAGGCCCTCCCCCTCCAGCGGATCTTCCTCGCCGAGAAATGGCTGGTGGCCCGGATCCACTACGGCCATGCCGACCCCCGTGAGGCAGGGGTCGGCAACATCGTCAACTGCGGCGCCGCGATGTACATGGCCCCGGTCGGCCTGGTCAACGCGGCGAACCCGGCGGGCGCGTACACCGAGGCGCTGGACGTCGCGGGCGCACACCAGTCGTCGTACGGGCGGGAAGCCGCCGCCGTCTTCGCGGCAGCGGTGGCAGCGGCCTGCGCGCCGGACGCCACCCCGGACTCGGTGGTCGAAGCCTGCCTCGCCCTCGCCAAGGACGGCACGCGCGCGGCGATCGAGACGGTCTGCGAAGTCGCCGCCCGCTACACGGACTTCGAGACGGCGCTACGACCCCTGCGGGAAGCCGTGGCTCCGTACGACACCGTGGGCCCCGACTACCGCACCCCGTCGCTGGACGCCCGCCGCCCCTCCCGTATCCGGTCGATCGAGGAACTCCCCATCGCCCTGGGCATGTTGGTGGTCTCCGGCGGCGACTACCGGCACGCCGTCCTCGGCTCGGTCAACTACGGCCGCGACTGCGACTCCATCGCCACGATGTCCGGCGCCCTCGCCGGCGCCCTCGGCTCGGAGGTCCCGCGCGACTGGGCCAAGACGGTCGCCGAGGCCAGCCGCCTCGACCTGCACGCCCCGGCGGCGACGCTCACCCAGGTCGCCGCCGAGATCTTCACCCGCGACGTGAGCCGCCGCCGCGCCCACGAGTCGGCGTTCGCCCAGCTCGGAGGCGCGAGATGCTCCGACTGA
- a CDS encoding ADP-ribosylglycohydrolase family protein — protein MGSASASRTDTAVPVRPRRIEGLLLGLAAGDAAGWPAARHRAARMPEWTRRLTRELDTFAEQNATTTLPVPIALNQPPEPLRLGPSDDAEWAAFAAEAVLRAADGSALEDLSRERRMRAAIDLSWNAVAAEVAAAAERAAEAESMLLPLRARISVRAGLGNLAAGLRPPATGHDNPHYFDDAACVRACVLAVAHRGDPRRAAELAEFDARYTQDGDGVHGARAMAAALARALGGADVDVCVTAALAELPEATEIGRNARHALALAHGADSAFALVPLLEHQIVDHVYSYGIAAAETVPVALALALASRGRIAEAVPAAACLSRVADSAPALAGALTGALGGGAALPASWRDACRTLSGCALPRLTGTDLVELAELLESRELGTPGG, from the coding sequence ATGGGCTCCGCGTCCGCATCCCGGACCGATACGGCGGTCCCGGTCCGCCCCCGCCGTATCGAGGGTCTCCTCCTCGGGCTGGCCGCAGGCGACGCCGCCGGGTGGCCGGCCGCCCGGCACCGGGCCGCGCGGATGCCCGAGTGGACGCGGCGGCTGACGCGGGAGCTGGACACGTTCGCGGAGCAGAACGCGACGACCACGCTGCCCGTGCCGATCGCGCTCAACCAGCCGCCGGAGCCGTTGCGGCTCGGGCCGTCGGACGACGCGGAGTGGGCGGCGTTCGCGGCGGAGGCCGTGCTGCGGGCCGCCGACGGGAGCGCGCTGGAGGATCTCAGCCGGGAGCGGCGGATGCGGGCGGCCATCGACCTGTCGTGGAACGCCGTCGCCGCCGAGGTCGCCGCCGCCGCCGAACGCGCCGCCGAGGCCGAGTCGATGCTGCTGCCGCTGCGCGCCCGGATCTCCGTACGGGCCGGCCTCGGCAACCTCGCCGCCGGTCTGCGCCCACCCGCCACCGGCCACGACAACCCCCACTACTTCGACGACGCGGCCTGCGTACGGGCCTGCGTCCTCGCCGTCGCCCACCGCGGCGACCCCCGACGCGCCGCGGAACTCGCCGAGTTCGACGCCCGCTACACCCAGGACGGCGACGGCGTGCACGGTGCCCGCGCCATGGCCGCGGCGCTCGCCCGGGCCCTCGGCGGCGCGGACGTCGACGTGTGCGTGACGGCCGCGCTGGCCGAGTTGCCCGAGGCGACGGAGATCGGCCGCAACGCCCGCCACGCGCTCGCCCTCGCGCACGGCGCCGACAGCGCGTTCGCCCTCGTCCCCCTCCTGGAGCACCAGATCGTCGACCACGTCTACAGCTACGGCATCGCCGCAGCCGAGACCGTCCCCGTCGCCCTGGCACTCGCCCTCGCCTCCCGCGGCCGTATCGCCGAGGCGGTGCCCGCCGCCGCCTGCCTGTCCCGCGTCGCCGACTCCGCCCCGGCCCTCGCCGGTGCACTGACCGGCGCACTCGGCGGCGGCGCCGCGCTCCCCGCCTCCTGGCGCGACGCCTGCCGCACCCTCTCGGGCTGCGCCCTGCCCCGCCTCACCGGCACCGACCTGGTGGAACTCGCCGAACTCCTGGAATCAAGGGAACTGGGCACACCAGGAGGATGA
- a CDS encoding ADP-ribosylglycohydrolase family protein — protein MASIACIPPAPTPGGAAELRERAHGALLGLAVGDALGAPAENMKPSEIRARWGRITGYVAENPAGTDDTEYAIFSGLLLARHGSALTVAHVEAAWHQWIADRDEGPFRGAGFSERGTLENLRRGLAAPISAQHRHAWSDGLAMRAAPFGVFAAGRPAEAARLVAIDGSVSHDGEGIYGGQAVAAGVAAAMAGAPTIAVVASALAVIPDDSWTARSLRRAVAVAHRGERAVRSAVVIGGYPWTDLAPEAVALAFGAYAAADGDFTESVLTAVNMGRDADTTAAVAGALAGATRGASAIPTAWAAAIGPARGSCLPSMRGHHVLDIAELLTPGEDGKWGMRLRDGGGLVRHELPGLIDLGDPGGGWPSPDPDTFALAADGDLVMATDEDEVQS, from the coding sequence ATGGCTTCCATCGCCTGCATTCCCCCGGCCCCCACGCCCGGAGGCGCCGCCGAACTCCGCGAACGCGCGCACGGAGCGCTGCTCGGTCTCGCCGTCGGGGACGCGCTGGGCGCCCCCGCCGAGAACATGAAGCCGTCCGAGATCCGCGCCCGCTGGGGCCGCATCACCGGATACGTCGCCGAGAACCCGGCCGGCACCGACGACACCGAGTACGCGATCTTCTCCGGGCTCCTGCTGGCCCGGCACGGCTCGGCGCTCACGGTCGCCCATGTCGAGGCGGCCTGGCACCAGTGGATCGCCGACCGCGACGAGGGCCCGTTCCGGGGCGCGGGCTTCAGCGAACGCGGCACCCTGGAGAACCTCCGCCGCGGCCTCGCCGCCCCCATCTCGGCCCAGCACCGCCACGCCTGGAGCGACGGCCTGGCCATGCGCGCGGCCCCCTTCGGCGTCTTCGCGGCGGGCCGCCCCGCGGAGGCGGCCCGCCTGGTCGCGATCGACGGCTCGGTGAGCCACGACGGCGAGGGCATCTACGGCGGCCAGGCGGTCGCGGCGGGCGTCGCCGCGGCGATGGCGGGCGCCCCCACCATCGCGGTGGTCGCCTCCGCGCTCGCCGTCATCCCGGACGACTCCTGGACGGCCCGCTCGCTCCGCCGAGCCGTCGCCGTCGCCCACCGCGGCGAACGCGCGGTCCGCTCGGCCGTCGTCATCGGCGGCTACCCCTGGACCGACCTCGCCCCCGAAGCGGTGGCCCTCGCCTTCGGCGCCTACGCCGCCGCCGACGGCGACTTCACCGAGTCCGTACTCACCGCCGTCAACATGGGCCGCGACGCCGACACCACGGCCGCGGTCGCAGGCGCCCTGGCCGGCGCCACCCGAGGCGCCTCCGCCATCCCCACCGCCTGGGCCGCCGCCATCGGCCCCGCCCGCGGCAGCTGCCTCCCCTCCATGCGAGGCCATCACGTCCTGGACATCGCCGAGTTGCTGACCCCGGGCGAGGACGGGAAGTGGGGGATGCGCCTACGGGACGGGGGCGGGCTTGTACGGCACGAGCTGCCCGGCCTGATTGACCTGGGCGACCCGGGCGGCGGCTGGCCGAGCCCGGATCCGGACACCTTCGCCCTGGCCGCGGACGGAGATCTGGTAATGGCCACGGACGAGGACGAGGTGCAGTCGTGA
- a CDS encoding VIT1/CCC1 transporter family protein, giving the protein MAIIDTEATLHEAHRDNHTHRDVNGGWLRPAVFGAMDGLVSNLALMTGVAGGDVSHRTIIIAGLAGLAAGAFSMAAGEYTSVASQRELVEAELDVERRELRKHPLDEERELAELYQARGVEPELAREVARQLSRDPEQALEIHAREELGIDPGDLPSPSVAAVSSFGSFALGALLPVLPYLLGAAALWPALLLAMIGLFACGAVVAKVTARSWWYSGLRQLALGGAAAGVTYALGSLFGTAVG; this is encoded by the coding sequence ATGGCCATCATCGACACCGAGGCGACGCTGCACGAGGCGCACCGTGACAACCACACCCACCGGGATGTCAACGGTGGCTGGCTGCGCCCCGCCGTCTTCGGTGCGATGGACGGACTCGTCTCCAACCTCGCCCTGATGACCGGTGTCGCGGGCGGTGACGTCTCGCACCGGACGATCATCATCGCCGGGCTCGCCGGGCTTGCCGCCGGCGCCTTCTCGATGGCGGCCGGCGAGTACACCTCGGTGGCCTCGCAGCGCGAGCTCGTCGAGGCCGAACTCGACGTGGAGCGCCGGGAGTTGCGCAAGCACCCCCTGGACGAGGAGCGCGAGCTCGCCGAGCTGTACCAGGCCCGTGGTGTCGAGCCCGAGCTGGCGCGCGAGGTCGCCCGGCAGCTGTCGCGCGACCCGGAGCAGGCCCTCGAGATCCATGCGCGCGAGGAACTGGGCATAGACCCCGGCGACCTGCCCTCGCCCTCGGTCGCCGCCGTGTCGAGCTTCGGCTCCTTCGCGCTCGGCGCCCTGCTTCCCGTACTCCCGTATCTGCTCGGCGCGGCCGCCCTGTGGCCCGCGCTGCTGCTCGCGATGATCGGGCTCTTCGCGTGCGGTGCCGTCGTGGCCAAGGTGACCGCGCGGTCCTGGTGGTACAGCGGTCTGCGGCAGCTCGCTCTGGGTGGTGCCGCGGCGGGTGTGACGTACGCCCTGGGCAGCTTGTTCGGGACGGCCGTAGGATGA